A window of the Leucothrix mucor DSM 2157 genome harbors these coding sequences:
- a CDS encoding GFA family protein yields MSNKYQGSCLCGSVKYELSGDFQSFFLCHCTRCQKDTGSAHAANLFAKASALTWLQGERDVKTYQQPNSMHVKSFCQQCGSALPTVTESIDSVVVPAGSLDSSISIRPTAKIFVGSCANWSKNLDDVPSYEALPGHTKR; encoded by the coding sequence ATGAGCAATAAATATCAAGGTTCATGCCTTTGTGGCAGTGTGAAATATGAGCTTTCAGGCGATTTCCAGTCTTTCTTTTTGTGTCACTGTACCCGTTGCCAAAAGGATACTGGCTCAGCGCATGCAGCTAACCTGTTTGCTAAAGCCAGCGCGCTGACTTGGTTGCAAGGTGAACGTGATGTTAAAACTTACCAGCAACCAAACTCCATGCATGTAAAAAGCTTTTGTCAGCAATGCGGGTCAGCACTTCCCACGGTTACTGAAAGTATTGACAGTGTGGTGGTTCCCGCAGGAAGTCTGGATAGCTCAATTTCAATTAGGCCTACCGCTAAAATCTTTGTTGGTAGTTGTGCAAACTGGTCTAAAAATTTAGATGATGTGCCTAGCTATGAAGCGCTACCGG
- the tnpC gene encoding IS66 family transposase: protein MNKLTEALFNHQLPADLAASQRLNRQLLDLVTQLEQRVAELEDIAGSGSSSRNSSRPPSQDSPEQRAKREKKPKSPRKQGAQPGHQGHQRVRVELSATDEQVHYYPGTQCTCGAVCDVAQEPYQRHQVFDLPEVRSQVTEHCLYEAICPGCRKRQVARLPDTVPCGQMGPGLVSWITLMNGAYALSVSNIQRLLKDHWQLAFSTGAVSQATRSVTGWLLPLYQQVGQAVRNLPVAHADETSHYRNNEQRWLWVLCSSQVVYFLTHHSLGKGAAKGLLDNFEGILVTDQHGGYNDYPVEKRQLCWAHIIRKFRKISERVGRAGVLGKQLWRLSRLIVHCRNRWRSGGYSDAGYHTRMRRFKQAIHTLLCLGCETAPADPLKKASKTANQCKRLLADESMLWTFLQDRAIPMTNNEAERAIRPYVIWRKTSFFSQSARGDQFRPVILTLTETCKRLGLGVYGLLRKVCEQGLCGEAITVRLPLGQHAISA, encoded by the coding sequence ATGAACAAACTAACTGAGGCGCTTTTCAATCACCAACTGCCCGCGGATCTGGCGGCGTCGCAGCGTCTCAATCGTCAGTTATTGGATTTAGTGACCCAACTGGAACAGCGTGTCGCTGAGCTGGAAGACATCGCAGGCAGCGGGAGTTCTTCCAGAAACTCCTCCAGACCACCGTCCCAGGATTCACCGGAACAACGGGCTAAGCGCGAGAAGAAGCCTAAGAGTCCTCGCAAGCAAGGAGCCCAGCCGGGTCATCAGGGTCATCAACGCGTTCGGGTAGAGCTGTCTGCGACGGATGAGCAAGTTCATTACTACCCAGGCACTCAATGCACCTGTGGTGCGGTGTGTGATGTCGCTCAGGAGCCTTATCAGCGACATCAGGTCTTTGACCTGCCTGAGGTTCGCAGTCAAGTCACTGAACATTGTCTTTATGAGGCAATCTGTCCGGGTTGCCGCAAGCGTCAGGTGGCTCGCTTGCCAGACACGGTTCCCTGTGGGCAAATGGGGCCGGGACTGGTCAGCTGGATTACGCTGATGAATGGCGCTTATGCCTTATCGGTGTCAAACATTCAACGCTTACTGAAAGATCACTGGCAACTCGCCTTCAGTACCGGTGCCGTGAGCCAGGCCACCCGCTCGGTCACGGGATGGTTGCTGCCGCTGTATCAGCAAGTGGGTCAGGCGGTACGGAATTTACCCGTTGCTCATGCGGATGAAACCAGTCATTACCGCAATAATGAGCAGCGTTGGCTTTGGGTGCTGTGTTCCTCGCAAGTCGTCTACTTTCTAACGCATCATTCTCTGGGTAAAGGTGCCGCGAAGGGTTTACTGGATAATTTTGAGGGTATACTGGTCACTGACCAACATGGCGGCTACAACGATTATCCGGTCGAAAAGCGCCAGCTTTGCTGGGCGCATATTATCCGTAAGTTTCGGAAAATATCAGAACGTGTGGGACGGGCCGGGGTGCTGGGGAAACAACTCTGGCGATTATCCCGCTTGATTGTACACTGTCGTAATCGTTGGCGATCGGGCGGCTATTCTGATGCTGGCTACCACACACGAATGCGACGATTCAAACAGGCGATCCATACGCTACTGTGCCTGGGGTGTGAGACCGCGCCCGCTGACCCGTTAAAAAAAGCCAGCAAAACAGCCAATCAGTGCAAACGACTGCTGGCGGATGAATCGATGCTCTGGACGTTTTTGCAGGATCGCGCGATTCCCATGACCAACAATGAAGCAGAACGTGCGATACGTCCTTATGTGATCTGGCGTAAAACCAGTTTCTTCAGTCAGTCTGCCAGAGGAGATCAGTTCCGTCCGGTGATTCTGACTCTGACTGAAACCTGTAAGCGGTTGGGCTTAGGCGTTTATGGACTATTGAGAAAAGTCTGTGAACAAGGCCTGTGTGGTGAGGCTATTACCGTACGGCTACCCTTAGGTCAGCACGCTATATCAGCGTAA
- the avs2 gene encoding AVAST type 2 anti-phage system protein Avs2, which produces MEPVSMAIGGVTYYVAIKLLDQFISQEGYGWFRKMFFPKQRYVDRLYQLIEETATEFEVEYPIESDKAPFYHSQPLFDVLNEYILFKELPDKTELLNKFSDYPSILPPTQKQLECFYATLTLKINKCKTLKRLHIEEAYKEKIFDISDELIQVKLLLRSIDEKLTFHLSDNWLNEKSRQAIADLGGRYTPELHVELDIAKVFEGLGRTQVFSDIFYSHIDSFLIKGNKIRQCDEIYTPLSVIFQSLKDVANLYQEVDIYKLSYVPINKFIDNISRCQEAINESESVLWDLREEAKKEGETNHYSDKYSSTLRELRDLDYTCNNLLEFINSITVKLANNPFLLLEGKAGIGKSHLLADVIKTRIVSGYPSLFILGQQLTSDESPWSQIFKRLQLKVTSREFLKKLNLLGQKTGKRVLIFIDAINEGSGNKFWNDNINSFVDEIKEFEWLGLVLSVRTTYKSVTISEENLERNNFKIHEHIGFQNVELEAVSLFYDYYKIERPSSPNLNPKFKNPLFLKLLCEGIKKNGLTRVPIGFNGISNILNFLVEGVNKSLASPKKYDFDPSFPLVRDALNEIVKVKLSIGRSNISLKDAHSAVQSVVNDYFNDKTFLSALIDEGLLTKGLVRNDDNSTEEVVYVAFERFDDHLTVKFLLDDVENIENEFKTDGRLKSYFKDEYDFYRNSGIVEALSIQLPEKFGKELYELLPEFSDNHNLLEAFIESLVWRDINAIVFEKIKPFINKQVCGDSNSFDLFLEAIISISGLVDHPFNANFLHRWLIQHTLADRDALWTTQLEYKYSEDSAFRHLVDWAWARTDKGYISDESIELVATSLCWLLTSSNRELRDCSTKALVSLLENRISVVIRIIEKFDGVNDPYVWERIFAVALGCSLRTINVQELKYLAETVYQRVFGNEYVYPNILLRDYAREIIEFAMHSGLVLDCVEPAKTKPPYSSNWPDRVPSKEELESLYDRDSYGALWNSIMGGGDFSRYTIGTNHNHSDWSGCKFGEIPVDRKQVFETFQSKLTDIQKELYDATDPIIYDDKAKEITFVDATIRLGSAIGRKDQNEINTNKELFKKSLPDDLLIKFENDIEPYLDHNNNLLETDKHFDLRIAERFIFTRVVDLGWDPDKHGDFDRKIGSGRGRRESFQERIGKKYQWIAYYEYMAKLADNFIRFEGYGDKRKESP; this is translated from the coding sequence ATGGAACCTGTCTCAATGGCAATTGGTGGAGTAACTTACTACGTTGCAATAAAACTTTTAGACCAATTTATATCTCAGGAAGGGTATGGGTGGTTTCGTAAGATGTTTTTTCCCAAGCAAAGATATGTAGACAGGCTCTATCAACTGATTGAGGAAACGGCTACAGAGTTTGAAGTCGAATATCCAATTGAGTCGGATAAGGCCCCATTTTATCACTCTCAGCCATTATTTGATGTATTGAACGAATATATTTTGTTTAAAGAGTTGCCTGATAAAACTGAGTTATTGAATAAGTTTAGTGATTATCCAAGTATACTTCCTCCAACTCAAAAGCAACTTGAGTGTTTCTATGCGACTCTCACACTTAAAATAAACAAGTGCAAAACGTTAAAAAGACTCCATATCGAAGAAGCTTATAAAGAAAAAATATTCGATATCAGTGACGAACTTATTCAAGTGAAACTTTTGTTGCGATCTATAGATGAGAAGCTAACGTTTCACTTGAGTGATAATTGGTTAAATGAGAAAAGTAGACAAGCAATAGCTGATTTGGGTGGACGATATACACCTGAGTTGCACGTAGAACTTGATATTGCAAAGGTATTTGAGGGGCTTGGAAGAACTCAAGTGTTCTCTGATATATTTTATTCGCATATCGACAGTTTTCTTATAAAAGGAAACAAAATTCGTCAATGTGATGAAATTTATACACCATTGTCTGTAATATTTCAGTCCTTAAAAGATGTTGCAAATCTATATCAAGAAGTCGACATTTATAAATTAAGTTATGTTCCAATAAATAAGTTTATTGATAATATTTCTAGATGCCAAGAAGCTATTAATGAATCGGAATCAGTATTGTGGGATTTACGGGAGGAGGCCAAAAAAGAAGGTGAAACTAATCACTACAGCGATAAGTATTCATCCACTTTGAGAGAGCTTCGGGATCTTGATTATACGTGCAATAATTTACTTGAATTTATTAACTCAATAACAGTCAAGTTAGCTAACAATCCCTTCTTGCTTCTCGAAGGAAAAGCTGGAATAGGTAAGTCTCATTTACTTGCTGACGTGATTAAAACACGAATTGTCTCGGGTTATCCTTCTCTATTTATACTAGGGCAACAACTTACTTCAGATGAATCACCTTGGTCACAAATATTTAAGAGGTTACAGCTTAAAGTTACTTCTCGTGAGTTCCTAAAAAAATTGAATTTATTGGGTCAAAAAACAGGAAAAAGAGTCTTAATTTTTATTGATGCTATTAATGAAGGAAGTGGCAACAAGTTCTGGAATGATAACATCAATAGTTTTGTGGATGAAATCAAGGAATTTGAATGGCTAGGTCTAGTCCTGTCAGTCAGAACAACATATAAAAGTGTAACAATTTCGGAAGAGAACTTGGAGCGCAATAATTTTAAAATTCATGAGCATATTGGATTTCAAAATGTCGAGTTGGAAGCAGTCAGTTTATTTTATGACTATTACAAGATAGAGAGACCTTCGTCACCAAACCTTAATCCAAAGTTTAAAAATCCTCTGTTTCTTAAGCTGTTATGTGAGGGGATTAAGAAAAATGGCTTAACTAGGGTGCCTATTGGGTTTAATGGTATTTCAAATATTCTGAATTTTTTGGTGGAAGGAGTAAATAAGTCATTAGCATCACCAAAAAAATACGATTTTGACCCCAGCTTCCCCCTTGTAAGAGACGCCCTCAACGAAATAGTAAAAGTTAAATTGAGTATCGGTCGTAGTAATATTTCACTTAAAGATGCACATTCGGCGGTTCAATCTGTTGTTAATGATTATTTTAATGATAAAACTTTTCTTAGCGCCTTAATTGATGAAGGATTACTGACTAAAGGCTTAGTGAGAAATGATGATAACTCTACCGAGGAAGTGGTGTATGTGGCTTTTGAAAGATTTGATGATCATTTAACAGTTAAGTTCTTATTAGACGATGTTGAAAATATCGAAAATGAATTTAAAACTGATGGTCGCCTGAAAAGTTATTTTAAAGATGAATATGACTTTTACAGAAACTCGGGGATAGTAGAGGCACTATCCATTCAATTACCAGAAAAATTTGGGAAAGAGCTTTATGAATTATTGCCTGAGTTTAGTGATAATCATAATTTACTAGAAGCATTTATTGAAAGTTTGGTTTGGCGAGATATCAATGCCATTGTTTTCGAAAAAATAAAACCTTTTATCAACAAGCAAGTGTGTGGGGATAGTAATAGCTTTGATCTTTTTCTAGAAGCAATAATCTCTATTTCAGGGTTAGTTGACCACCCCTTCAATGCTAATTTCTTGCATCGTTGGTTAATACAACACACCTTAGCCGATCGAGATGCACTTTGGACTACACAACTCGAATATAAATATAGTGAAGACTCAGCATTTAGGCACCTAGTAGATTGGGCGTGGGCTAGAACAGACAAAGGCTACATATCAGACGAGTCAATTGAATTGGTGGCAACTAGTTTATGTTGGCTTTTAACTTCGAGTAACAGAGAACTTCGCGATTGTTCTACAAAGGCTTTGGTGAGTTTACTCGAAAATAGAATCTCTGTTGTGATAAGAATAATTGAGAAGTTTGATGGGGTGAACGACCCTTATGTTTGGGAAAGAATATTTGCAGTCGCATTAGGCTGTTCATTACGAACTATAAATGTGCAGGAATTAAAATATTTAGCCGAAACTGTTTACCAAAGGGTATTTGGTAATGAATATGTGTATCCAAATATCCTACTTAGAGATTATGCGAGAGAGATCATCGAATTTGCTATGCACTCTGGGCTGGTGCTTGACTGTGTTGAACCTGCTAAGACTAAGCCTCCATACAGCAGTAATTGGCCTGACAGGGTTCCTTCAAAAGAAGAATTAGAATCTCTCTATGACAGAGACTCTTATGGGGCACTCTGGAACTCTATTATGGGAGGTGGTGATTTCTCTCGATATACAATAGGAACAAATCATAATCACTCTGATTGGTCAGGTTGCAAGTTTGGTGAAATCCCTGTCGACCGTAAACAAGTTTTTGAAACTTTTCAAAGTAAATTAACTGATATCCAGAAAGAGCTATATGACGCTACTGACCCTATCATTTATGATGATAAAGCCAAAGAAATTACATTTGTTGATGCTACAATTAGACTTGGTAGCGCAATAGGCAGAAAAGATCAGAATGAAATAAATACGAACAAAGAATTGTTTAAGAAGTCCTTGCCGGACGATCTATTGATTAAATTTGAAAATGATATAGAGCCGTACCTTGATCACAATAATAACTTGCTGGAAACGGATAAACACTTTGATCTTAGAATAGCTGAGCGCTTTATATTTACGCGAGTTGTGGATTTAGGTTGGGATCCAGACAAACATGGTGATTTTGACCGAAAAATAGGAAGTGGCCGTGGGCGCAGAGAGTCATTTCAAGAACGTATTGGAAAAAAATATCAATGGATTGCTTACTATGAATACATGGCAAAACTAGCCGATAATTTCATTCGTTTTGAAGGCTATGGGGATAAACGAAAGGAAAGCCCATAG
- a CDS encoding threonine/serine ThrE exporter family protein: MNHQRVIITNPDDVKRTRRFIIRLGKTMHEYGTHSYRLEQLLTETTYLMGLNGAFLITPTTMNFVFWEDGSEDEITHIARVRPGGIDLNRLALSHDLAEQVIAAQVSLDEGIEQLSQIRNSPNLYSTAQDFLAWGIASAAFAALCGTGMLDVVASLFAGWIIFFLVLYSGRSERMEEMIEPLSALLIGFLASAAVAVGFQINIGIVILAGIITFIPGLSLTLGLRELAARDLVSGTARIMDSTMTLFKLYFGAAFGLALSTLFWDIEPHTAEPSMAPWVHYLAALSLSISLLVIFKIRASDALWGMMSGIIAYLGAEIGSHYFGAELGGLVGAMIVGLYANAYARIKNTPSHIVLLPGIVLLVPGSKAFMGLNSVISGQEILSNASNGAQIFLTFMALIAGLMFANVLLPPKNRL; this comes from the coding sequence ATGAACCACCAACGCGTCATTATTACCAACCCGGACGACGTCAAGCGTACCCGCCGGTTTATTATCCGACTCGGCAAAACCATGCACGAATACGGAACGCACTCCTACCGGTTGGAGCAGCTACTGACCGAGACCACCTACCTAATGGGTCTCAACGGTGCCTTTCTCATCACCCCAACCACCATGAACTTTGTGTTTTGGGAAGATGGCTCGGAAGATGAGATTACGCACATTGCCCGCGTGCGCCCTGGCGGGATCGATCTCAACCGGCTGGCGCTCTCTCACGATCTGGCCGAGCAAGTCATCGCCGCACAGGTGAGTTTGGATGAAGGCATTGAGCAGCTCTCACAAATCCGCAACTCGCCCAATCTGTACTCCACCGCGCAAGACTTTTTAGCGTGGGGTATCGCCTCCGCTGCCTTTGCCGCGTTATGTGGTACCGGTATGTTGGATGTGGTCGCATCCCTATTTGCGGGGTGGATTATCTTCTTTCTGGTGCTGTACTCCGGTCGTAGCGAGCGCATGGAGGAGATGATTGAACCCCTCTCCGCCTTGTTAATTGGCTTTCTGGCCAGTGCGGCCGTGGCGGTGGGTTTTCAGATCAATATCGGCATTGTGATTTTGGCCGGTATTATTACCTTTATCCCCGGTCTCTCGCTCACGCTGGGCTTGCGGGAGCTGGCGGCACGCGACTTGGTATCGGGTACGGCGCGTATTATGGATTCCACCATGACCTTGTTTAAGTTGTACTTCGGTGCGGCTTTCGGTCTGGCGCTGAGCACCTTATTCTGGGATATCGAGCCGCACACTGCCGAGCCATCCATGGCCCCTTGGGTGCATTATCTCGCCGCGCTTAGCTTGTCCATTAGCCTATTGGTTATCTTTAAAATCCGCGCCAGTGATGCGCTCTGGGGGATGATGTCAGGCATTATCGCCTACCTCGGCGCGGAGATTGGCAGCCATTATTTTGGTGCCGAGCTCGGTGGCTTGGTGGGTGCGATGATTGTTGGCCTCTACGCCAATGCCTATGCGCGCATTAAAAACACGCCCTCGCATATCGTACTGCTGCCGGGCATCGTCTTGCTGGTGCCGGGCAGTAAGGCGTTTATGGGTTTGAATAGTGTGATCTCAGGGCAGGAGATTTTATCCAATGCCTCGAATGGCGCGCAGATATTCCTGACCTTTATGGCGCTGATTGCTGGCTTGATGTTTGCGAATGTGCTGTTGCCGCCGAAAAATCGTCTGTAA
- a CDS encoding Tll0287-like domain-containing protein, translating into MKQWLLLVSLTTLLAACGTDEKQAAAPKADKAPAAQPAPAAEPVAEVKAPTAAEYDKAALVADAKLAVQALGGNLKKELQLAMKAGGPLNAIPVCNEKAPEIANTVSAEKGLQVSRVSLKNRNPVMGKANDWQSAVLQDFDTRKAAGESPDTLAFTQIVEHDGKSEFRFMKAIPTGSLCLSCHGANLKPEVTAKIAELYPEDKAVGYKEGDLRGAFVVVKSLN; encoded by the coding sequence ATGAAACAGTGGCTATTGCTTGTAAGTTTAACAACACTCTTGGCGGCCTGCGGTACAGATGAGAAACAAGCTGCCGCACCCAAAGCGGATAAAGCGCCTGCTGCGCAACCCGCGCCAGCAGCTGAGCCCGTGGCTGAAGTCAAAGCACCAACGGCCGCCGAGTATGACAAAGCGGCATTGGTTGCCGATGCTAAGCTCGCAGTTCAAGCACTGGGTGGCAATCTAAAGAAAGAGCTACAGTTAGCGATGAAAGCCGGCGGCCCACTCAATGCCATTCCGGTCTGTAATGAAAAGGCACCCGAAATTGCCAATACCGTCTCTGCTGAAAAAGGCCTGCAAGTCTCACGCGTCAGTTTGAAAAATCGTAATCCAGTGATGGGTAAAGCCAATGACTGGCAGAGCGCGGTATTACAAGACTTCGATACGCGCAAAGCGGCTGGCGAAAGCCCCGACACACTGGCCTTCACGCAAATCGTTGAGCACGACGGCAAGTCGGAGTTTCGTTTTATGAAAGCCATTCCAACCGGCAGCCTGTGCTTAAGCTGTCATGGCGCTAATTTAAAGCCTGAAGTCACGGCTAAAATTGCTGAGCTATATCCTGAGGATAAAGCCGTCGGTTATAAAGAAGGCGATCTTCGCGGCGCGTTTGTTGTAGTAAAAAGCTTAAACTAA
- the leuA gene encoding 2-isopropylmalate synthase gives MFDHNKYIPFTPIKLTDRQWPDQQITQAPDWCSVDLRDGNQALINPMNVEKKTRMFLQLVKMGFKEIEVGFPSASQPDFDFVRKLIEENMIPDDVIIQVLTQARESLIKRTYESLEGAKQAIVHVYNSTSTVQREQVFGLDREGIKAIAVAGARYVRDYAEMYPQTEWAFQYSPESFTGTEMDYAVEVCDAVIAEWRPEDGRGVVINLPATVEMSTPNIFADQIEYFCRQLKQRDQVRISLHTHNDRGCGVAAAELGVMAGADRIEGTLLGNGERTGNMDIVTMGMNLYSQGIDPKLDFSNVQEIIDVVEHCTELTVHPRHPWAGELVYTAFSGSHQDAIRKSIKYHEEHGQEKWNVAYLPIDPADLGREYEAVIRINSQSGKGGVALVLERDYGIELPKWMHVELSRVVQQAVEASGEEISPPKIKALYEEHFVQSPAEWRLDRYELQTEAGQIRAQFTLGNAGPVIKGQGGGAVEALCDALGQVYGLDIQVTNFDEHSLSRGTKSLAQACIGLSVNGQSYTAVSVNEDISTAALQAVLTAFAASGPAAPSA, from the coding sequence GTGTTTGATCACAATAAGTATATCCCGTTCACTCCGATCAAATTGACTGACCGTCAATGGCCGGACCAGCAAATCACGCAAGCGCCGGACTGGTGCAGCGTTGACCTGCGTGACGGTAATCAGGCGCTGATCAACCCGATGAATGTAGAGAAGAAGACCCGCATGTTCCTGCAGCTGGTCAAAATGGGCTTTAAGGAAATTGAAGTCGGTTTCCCATCCGCCTCGCAGCCTGACTTTGACTTCGTGCGCAAATTGATTGAAGAAAATATGATTCCTGATGATGTCATCATTCAGGTACTGACTCAGGCGCGTGAGTCCTTAATCAAGCGCACCTATGAATCGTTGGAAGGCGCGAAGCAAGCGATTGTGCATGTTTATAACTCCACTTCCACCGTACAGCGCGAGCAAGTGTTTGGATTGGATCGCGAGGGTATTAAAGCGATTGCCGTAGCCGGTGCGCGCTATGTTCGCGATTATGCAGAAATGTATCCGCAGACTGAGTGGGCATTCCAGTATTCACCAGAGAGCTTTACCGGCACTGAAATGGACTACGCGGTTGAAGTGTGCGATGCGGTGATTGCTGAATGGCGTCCTGAAGATGGGCGTGGCGTGGTGATCAACTTGCCTGCGACGGTTGAAATGTCGACGCCGAATATTTTCGCCGATCAAATCGAATATTTCTGTCGCCAGTTAAAGCAACGCGATCAGGTGCGTATTTCATTACATACACATAACGACCGTGGTTGTGGTGTGGCAGCGGCAGAGCTGGGCGTGATGGCTGGCGCAGATCGTATCGAAGGCACTTTGCTGGGTAATGGCGAGCGAACCGGTAATATGGATATCGTGACCATGGGTATGAACCTGTACTCACAGGGGATTGATCCTAAGTTGGACTTCTCTAATGTGCAGGAAATTATTGATGTGGTGGAGCACTGCACCGAGTTGACCGTGCACCCGCGTCACCCTTGGGCCGGCGAGTTGGTGTATACCGCGTTTTCCGGAAGCCATCAGGATGCGATTCGCAAATCGATTAAGTACCACGAAGAACACGGACAAGAAAAATGGAATGTCGCCTACTTGCCGATTGACCCAGCTGACCTTGGCCGTGAATACGAAGCCGTGATTCGGATTAATAGCCAAAGCGGTAAAGGTGGCGTGGCCTTGGTATTGGAGCGTGACTACGGCATCGAATTGCCAAAGTGGATGCACGTTGAGCTGAGCCGCGTAGTGCAGCAAGCCGTGGAAGCCAGTGGTGAAGAGATTTCCCCACCGAAGATTAAAGCCTTGTATGAAGAACACTTCGTGCAATCGCCAGCCGAATGGCGTTTAGATCGCTATGAGCTTCAAACAGAAGCCGGTCAGATTCGCGCGCAGTTTACGCTGGGCAATGCAGGACCTGTGATTAAAGGGCAGGGCGGCGGCGCAGTTGAAGCTTTATGTGATGCGTTGGGGCAAGTCTATGGTTTGGATATTCAAGTGACGAATTTTGATGAGCACTCCTTATCTCGCGGCACGAAATCTTTAGCGCAAGCCTGTATTGGGCTGAGTGTGAATGGCCAGTCGTATACCGCTGTTTCGGTGAATGAAGATATTTCAACGGCGGCATTGCAAGCGGTGTTAACGGCCTTTGCGGCCAGTGGGCCTGCTGCACCATCGGCTTAA
- a CDS encoding Lrp/AsnC family transcriptional regulator, producing the protein MQSNINLDRFDLKILHELQQDGSLSNQDLAERVGLTAAPCSRRVKQLEESGVISGRVVRVDERKVNLSIIALLYISMDKHIPERFEVFEREIRNIPEVMECYMITGNNADYQLKVAVADLDSYYEILLGKITRIEGVSGVHSSFILRKIVDTTAVPLHYVKRN; encoded by the coding sequence ATGCAATCAAACATCAACCTCGATCGTTTTGATTTAAAAATATTGCACGAGCTACAGCAAGACGGCTCGTTATCCAATCAGGACTTGGCCGAGCGCGTGGGGCTAACCGCTGCACCTTGCTCCCGGCGGGTCAAACAGCTGGAAGAGTCGGGCGTGATTTCAGGTCGCGTAGTGCGGGTTGATGAGCGCAAGGTCAATCTCAGTATTATCGCCCTACTGTATATCAGTATGGATAAGCACATTCCTGAGCGCTTTGAGGTGTTTGAGCGGGAGATTCGGAATATTCCGGAGGTCATGGAGTGTTACATGATTACGGGTAACAATGCCGATTATCAGCTGAAAGTTGCCGTGGCCGATCTTGATAGCTATTACGAGATTTTGCTGGGAAAGATTACCCGCATCGAAGGCGTCAGCGGGGTGCATTCATCGTTTATCTTACGCAAGATTGTCGATACGACGGCGGTGCCATTGCACTATGTGAAGCGTAATTAA
- a CDS encoding DUF5665 domain-containing protein has translation MSEEQKTDSTTHHQRAAESMENFVLYVSSPWRVIWVNFVAGIFRGLGAVIGASIVIALIIWVLSLFTNLPLIGFYAQEVEDMVSSYVYQTNYNDEFERIGNTLERIEADLKAAQGSAQKTPQ, from the coding sequence ATGAGTGAAGAACAAAAAACAGATTCTACGACGCACCATCAGCGTGCAGCGGAGAGCATGGAAAACTTCGTTTTGTACGTTTCCAGCCCTTGGCGGGTGATCTGGGTGAACTTTGTGGCCGGTATCTTTCGTGGCTTAGGCGCGGTGATCGGTGCCTCTATTGTGATTGCCTTAATCATCTGGGTGCTCAGCCTGTTTACCAATCTACCGCTGATTGGCTTTTATGCGCAAGAGGTGGAGGACATGGTTTCAAGTTATGTCTACCAAACCAACTACAATGACGAGTTTGAGCGCATTGGTAACACGCTGGAGCGCATTGAAGCAGATTTGAAAGCGGCCCAAGGCTCTGCTCAAAAAACACCCCAATAA